The Chryseobacterium suipulveris genome window below encodes:
- a CDS encoding NUDIX hydrolase, protein MYKVFVNEKKLTLSKYPEEMEKKLRFEGFATLEIAVDLLENTSCPELNVYGENIDDIWEDFTHIFKVVEAAGGVVSNKNGEVLFIHRLGKWDLPKGKIEKGESEQQAAIREVGEETGLQNLMVEKFLNNTFHIYTERNGDKILKTTYWFKMTSVGDEVPKPQTEEGISQVSWKNEQQIRDEVFPSTFENIKLILNEYWESF, encoded by the coding sequence ATGTATAAAGTTTTTGTCAATGAAAAAAAATTAACATTGAGTAAATACCCGGAAGAAATGGAAAAAAAATTACGTTTCGAGGGATTTGCAACTTTGGAAATTGCAGTGGATCTGCTGGAAAACACTTCCTGCCCGGAACTTAATGTGTATGGTGAAAACATCGACGATATCTGGGAAGATTTTACCCATATTTTTAAAGTGGTAGAAGCTGCAGGCGGCGTTGTGAGCAACAAAAACGGCGAAGTTCTCTTTATCCACCGGTTGGGAAAATGGGATCTGCCGAAAGGAAAAATTGAAAAAGGGGAATCCGAACAGCAAGCCGCGATCCGTGAAGTGGGCGAAGAGACGGGACTCCAAAACCTGATGGTGGAGAAATTTCTGAACAACACCTTCCACATCTATACCGAGCGAAACGGCGACAAAATCCTTAAAACTACGTACTGGTTCAAAATGACTTCGGTAGGTGACGAAGTTCCGAAACCGCAAACCGAGGAAGGAATTTCGCAGGTATCATGGAAAAACGAACAGCAGATTAGGGACGAAGTTTTCCCTTCGACTTTCGAAAATATCAAACTGATTCTGAACGAATATTGGGAATCTTTCTAA
- a CDS encoding ABC transporter ATP-binding protein has protein sequence MSLQIINLTKKFGEQTALNQVNIEIINNEIIGLLGPNGAGKSTLMKSVCGVIKVDEGEIIFNGKNISENEIEAKKNIGFLPENNPLYQNMYVKEYLNFVAEIHKIPKERIDEVIELVGITPEKSKKISQLSKGYKQRVGLAQAILHSPDLLILDEPTNGLDPNQIIEIRNVIREIGKEKTVILSTHIMREVEALCSRVILIHEGNIIQDSPIDEFKGKYDSLEEAFASYTH, from the coding sequence ATGTCCCTCCAAATTATCAATCTGACTAAGAAATTCGGTGAACAAACCGCGCTGAACCAGGTCAATATCGAAATTATTAATAACGAAATTATCGGACTGCTCGGACCAAACGGTGCCGGAAAATCTACCCTGATGAAGTCGGTATGCGGCGTGATCAAAGTTGACGAAGGCGAAATCATCTTTAATGGCAAAAATATTTCGGAAAACGAAATTGAAGCTAAGAAGAATATCGGTTTCCTGCCGGAAAACAATCCGCTTTACCAGAATATGTATGTGAAAGAGTATCTTAACTTTGTTGCAGAAATCCACAAAATACCGAAAGAGAGAATCGACGAAGTCATCGAGCTGGTCGGAATTACCCCAGAGAAATCCAAGAAAATCTCGCAACTCTCGAAAGGATACAAACAGCGTGTAGGTCTGGCTCAAGCGATTTTACATTCACCTGATTTATTGATTCTCGACGAGCCAACCAACGGACTCGATCCTAACCAAATTATTGAAATCCGAAACGTGATCCGCGAAATTGGGAAAGAGAAAACCGTGATCCTTTCAACGCACATCATGCGGGAAGTCGAGGCGCTTTGTTCCAGAGTGATCTTAATTCACGAAGGAAACATTATCCAGGACTCGCCAATTGATGAATTTAAAGGCAAATACGACAGTTTGGAAGAGGCGTTCGCAAGTTATACCCATTAA
- a CDS encoding SRPBCC domain-containing protein, whose protein sequence is MNLEGRKIIVNKSVAELVEMLNKPEDYKTLMPESLQSFETRDNGFKFSLKGMPEIALKIEEVTDSQVVLKSASSSLDFALRGTMAPVSDSQTEIQLLFDGNFNPFIKMMVEKPLQNFINSLTDNIEKL, encoded by the coding sequence ATGAATTTAGAAGGACGAAAAATCATTGTGAATAAATCAGTAGCGGAACTTGTAGAAATGCTGAATAAACCCGAAGACTACAAAACGCTGATGCCGGAGTCGCTGCAAAGTTTTGAGACCCGCGACAATGGTTTTAAGTTCAGCTTGAAGGGAATGCCGGAAATCGCACTGAAAATCGAGGAGGTTACAGACAGCCAAGTGGTGTTGAAATCCGCAAGCTCAAGTCTGGATTTCGCTTTGCGCGGAACAATGGCTCCGGTTAGTGATTCACAGACCGAAATTCAGCTGCTTTTCGACGGGAACTTCAATCCGTTTATCAAAATGATGGTAGAGAAGCCATTACAGAATTTCATCAATTCCTTGACCGACAATATCGAAAAATTGTAA